The Elusimicrobiota bacterium region AGGAGCCGAATGTCTTCATGAGTTTCGCGCGCTGCGCGTTCTCCATGACGAACACGAGGTCGGCCTGCTCGAGGAGCTCGGACGAGACCCGGACGTCCGCGCCGGGATTGAGCCCGGCGGAGGAGATCTCGAAGCCGCCGCGGCCTTGGAATATCCGTTCGGCGGTGGGGCTTCTCAGCCGATTGCGTCCGCAGATGAAAAGGGCTCGGCGCATCATCATCGTTCGAACTGTTTCCGGAAACAGTCCGCCGCGTCAGCGCCCCGGCGCGAGCGGGAAGATCACGAGCTTGCCGTCGTCCCAGACCGGCTTGCCTCGCCCGCGGAAGCGCTTCCACATCGAGCCGTCCGGCTCGGCGAAGAGGCCGCGCTTCTCCGACGCGACGAACCGCGCGCCTTTCGCGGCATGCTCGTCGACGGCGGCCTCGGCGGCCGCCGGCTCCTGCATGTCCAGCTCGCCGGACCAGCCGCGGCGATCGAGATAATACAGGAGGACGGAGGGGGCCTGGCAGTTGGTGTAGAACAGGTCTCCCTTCTCGCTGACGGCGTCAGCCGCCTTGGCGGCGCCGAGGGCGTAATCGAAACCCTGTCTATACCAGTGGCTGATGCGCAGGGCCGAATGCGCGGGGATCGCGACGAGCAGGAGGGCCACGCCCGCGAGCGCGAAGGACCGGTTCTTCGCGGCCGCTGCCTTCTCTCGCAAGCGCGCGACGCCGGCGCCGATGAGCCCGGCCGCGACGGGCGCCAGCGGCAGCGCCGTGTATTCGTGGGAGTGCGAGTAGCCCGACATCGCGAAGAGATGCAGGACCACGCCGAAAAACCAGGAGATCCAGAACGCGTCGCGCTTCTCCCAAAGGATCCGGCGCGCGCCGACGGCCAGGAACACGACGCCGGCGTAGGTCATGACCACTTCCGGGAAGCGCGAGAAGATCTGGAACTGGATGAAGTAGAGGATGCGCGAGTAATCGAGGAGGTTGGTGTACTCCCCGGCGTGCGTGGGAACGACGTAGACTCCTTGGCGCGCGTGCAGGTACCAAGCGATCACCCCGCCCATCGAGGCCAGCCCCGCGGCGTACATGCGCCAATCGGAGAGGGTCCGGCGTCCGAGCTTCCGCCAGGTCAGGCCCGCGAGGGGGACGAGGAGGTGCGCGTACGGGAGCTTGAGGCCGACCGCGACGAACGCGCAGGACACGGCGAGCGCCCAGGCGCTCCAGGGACGGCCGTCATCGAGAGAGCGGCTCCAGAAGAAGAGGGCGGCGACCAGGGCGAGGAGCGCGGTCGCCTCGGGCTGGACGGTGCGGCCGAAGTAGACCTCGACCGGCAGAAGGGAGAAGAGGGAGGCTCCCCAGAAGGCGGCTTCCCGCCCGAGTTCTTCGTCGAAGAAGGCGAAGAGGAGAAGGGCGGTGAAAAGGGACGCGGCGACGGAGATGAGCCGGCCCCATTTCTCGCCGAGGCCGCCGACCGGCCAGAGCTTACCGTAGAGCCACATGTGGACCGGGAGCTCCGTCGCGGCGAGGCGGTCCTCTCCGCCGTCCCAATCGATGCGGGGCTGGGCGATCGGGAGCGCGCCGCGCCAATAGCCGCGGGCGATCGAGGCGGTGTTGACCTGGCGGTGGAAGTGGTAATCGAGGAGCGGGGCGGTGAGGCCTTTCGCGTGGACGAGGAGGGACAGGAACGCGACGACGGCCAGGCAAAGCCCTCGCCGTTCGAGGAGAGCCTCGATCATTCCTTGAACGCGTACATCTCGAAGGTCCCGCCCGACTTGAACAGGGTCTCGAGGGCGGTCGCGGCGACGACGAGCGGGACCAGGAAGGGGAGAAGGGCGGCGTGCGCGGCGGTCTGGAACGGGTAGCGCACGGCCGTGTCGGTCCGGGCCGTCGAGTTCTTGAGGAGGGAGTAGAGCAGGTTGAAGCGGAAGCCGGCCGCGTTGAAGACGGACTGGAGGAGGCCGTAGGGGTTCTGCTCGAAGCTGTAGTGGTCGAGTTGGACGACGCGGAAGCGGTGGCGCGCGAGGATCGCCTCGAGGGACTTGACGGTGAAGTGGAAGTAGTGGCGGGGAGCGTCCACGTGGAACCAGTTGCCGCCGAAAAGCCGGGCCTGCCAGCTCCCGTAGTTCGGGACCGCGATGAAGAGGACTCCGCCCGGCTTGAGCAGCTCGTGCGCGCGCGCGACCGCGGCGACGGGGTTCGCGAAGTGCTCGAGCGTGTGGCAGAAGATCACCGCGTTGTAGCGGCTCTTCTCGTGGGGGGACGTGAGGAAATCGCCGGTCGCCACCTCGAGCTTGAGGACGCGGCGCGCGTGGTGGGCCGCGGTCTCGCTGAGCTCGAGGCCGTGGGCCTCATAGCCGAGCTCGCGCATGTAGGAGAGCATCATGCCGCGTCCGCAGCCGACGTCGAGCACCGGGCCGCGGGGGACCCGGTTGTAGAGGACGGCGGCGCGGCGCTTGCGGAACCACCGCACCAGGGCCTCGAAGACCGGGTTGAAGCGGACGTTCTCCTTGCCGTAGTACTGCTCGGGATACCACTTCCCGATCTCGTCTCCCGGGACCGGCGGCCAGGTGCGGCCGAAGCCGCAGTCCGGGCAGGTGAGCAGCTCGAACCCGTCCTCGTTGGACGGGGAGGCCTTCTCCGGGCCGTCGCAGCCGCAGGCCGGGCAGCGCGTGGGGCGCTTGTCCTGGTCGGAGAGCTCGGGCTGGAAGCGAGGGGCGGAAGTCGTCACGAGCGGAAATTATATAAAATTCGCCCATGCTCATCCGACTCCTCTGCGTCGTTCTCGCCCTGGCGGCCGCCTCGACCACGGTCCACGGCCTCCTCCCCGACGAGGAGAACACGATCAAGGTGTTCAAATCCGCCTCGGCCTCCGTCGTGTACGTCACGAACGTCGCCATCACGCAGAGCCCCTACATGGACGAGCAGGCGATCCCGCAGGGGACCGGCTCGGGGTTCGTGTGGGACCGCCAGGGTCACATCGTCACCAATTTCCACGTCGTGCAGGGCGGCAACGCCTTCCTCGTGACGCTCGGGGACCAGACCCAGCTCGAGGCGCGTCTCGTCGGCTCCGACCCGACGAAGGACATCGCCGTCCTCAAGGTCGAGAAGAGCCACGACAAGCTCGCGCCCGTGCGCGTGGCCAAGTTCGAGGCGCTGCAGGTCGGTCAGAAGACGATCGCCATCGGCAACCCGTTCGGCCTGGACCACACCCTGACGACCGGGGTCATCTCGGCCCTCGGCCGCGAGGTCCAGGGGATCAGCGGCATCACGATCCGGGACATGATCCAGACCGACGCGGCGATCAACCCCGGCAACTCCGGCGGCCCGCTGCTCGACTCGGACGGGAACCTGATCGGCATGAACACGATGATCTTCAGCCGGTCCGGCGGCAGCGCCGGGATCGGCTTCGCCGTCCCCGTGTCGTTCATCGCCCGCATCGTCCCGGAGCTGATCAAGTACGGCAAGGTCGTGCGGCCGGGCATGGGCATCACCATCCTGAGCACCGGCCAGAAGTACTATCTCATCGGGGACCGCCCCGGCGTCGTCGTCAACGAGGTCTCTCCCCGGGGGCCGGCGGCGAAGGCGGGCCTGCGCGGGCTGCGGCGCCTGCCGGGCGGCCGCGTGGCCGCCGGCGACGTCATCGTCGGCGTCGAGTCCTTCCCCGTGCGGGACTTCGACGACCTTTACAACGCGTTCGACCGCTTCAAGCCCGGCGACACGGTGTCGGTGAAGATCGAGCGCGGCGGCAAGCCTCTGTCTTTGCCGGTGACCCTCATCACCATCGAATAGGCCCGGCTAAAGGCCGCGGTTGCGCAAAGTGATCACGACGCCGAGTCCGGCGACGATCACGAGCCAGGAGACGAGCAGCGCGATGCTCGCCTTCCCCCAGGCCTTCATCCCCGGGCTCGCCTCCCAGCGCCCGGCCACGCGGCCGGACTGGTAGGCCACGGCCAGGATCCAGGCGAGGACGACCAGGCACAGGGCGAAGGTGACGAAGAAGAGGCTGGTGCTCCCCCAATCGATATTCAGGCGGTGGTCCGCGATCGCGTAGCCGAACCGGCCGAGGTAGCGCACGCGCAGCGCCTCGCGCGCGGCCGCCATCTCCAGCACGGTCGCGAACATCCCCGCCGCGGCCGCCCAGGCGAAGCGATGATGATCCTTTTCCCGCGCCTGCACGAAGTAGAGGAACCCGAGCAGGGCCAGCCCCAGCGTCAGCCCCAGCACGAACAGGGGGTGGGCGTGGAAGCGCAGGTCCCGCGGCAGGACCATCAGCCAGAGCAGTCCGGTGAGGGCCTCGATCGCGGTGGCGTGGAACGCCATCTTGGCGCCGAGGCGCCCGGCCCAATCGAGGTAGGCGGCGTCGGCGTCCGCGCGCGCGCGGAAATACCAGGAGTACAGCATCAGGAAGACTCCGGTCGCCGCGAAGGCGGGGACGATGAAGTGAAGGAAGCGCGGCAGGGAAAAATCATGGAGTACCGTCCCCGCGGTCGCGGCGGCGCCGCGGCCGGCGTACCAGCCGAGCCACTTCTCCGGCTGGAGCAGCTGGAAGCCGAGCACGTGCATGATGAAGCCCGCCGTCAGGAACAGCGCGAAGGAGAGCCCGGCGAAGGCGGAGCCCGCGTCGCCCTGCCGGTCCCGGGCCAGGTACAGCGACGCGTAGCCGGCCATCAGGATGAAGATGAAGCCGATCGCCCAAGCCGCGGACAGGTTGCTCGAGGCGTACCAGAAGGGGTCGTAGATGACCTGGACGAAGAGCAGGGGCGCGACGCCGAGCAGGATCGCCCCGGAGACGCTCGCCGTCGCGGCCTGGCCCATGCCTCCGGCCAGCCGGTTCCAGCGGTCGCCGCCCTTGAGCCGGCCGACGACGGTCAGGCAGGTCGCGCCGAGCGAGAGGTTCACGAACAGGATGTGCAGCGCGAAGGTGAGGACCATCAGCGCCTGGAAGACGGCCGGATAAAACGGGACGCCCATGGGGTCCTTGAGGAGCTGCAGCATCGCGGGGGTATCCATGACGGTTCTCCTTCTATTTCGCGATCGAGATCAGGTATTCGGCGAGGGCCTTCTTCTCCGTCTCCGTGCCGACGAACGGCGGCATGTACGGATAGGAGCCGAGGCTGTCGATGAAGCCGGCCAGGGAGTCGGCGTCGGTGAAGCCGAGCGCGCTCACCCGCTGCGGCAGCGGCCGCAGGCCTTTGGGCGAGAGCGTGTGGCAGGCGCTGCACTCGATCAGCGCCACCATGCGCCCGGCCTCGAGGCGGTTGGCGTCGCTCACCTCGCGCAGTCCGTCCGGCACGAAGGGCGCGAAGCGGAGCACGCCCTTCGCGTTGATCGCGGCCGTCTCCGAGGAGACCCCCTTGGCGGGAAGCTCCCCGCCGATGATCTGGTTGGAGTACATGAACTGCGGCATCAAGTAGGGCTTGCGGATCAGCTCCCGGCCGCGCTCGAAGGAGAAGATCGAGACGAACAGGACCGCGATCGCGAACACCGCGGGCGCGAAGCCGACCGACAGCGGCCGCCGGCGCAGGAAGGCGAAGTACGCGGCCATGAGCCCGATGGGGACGCACATGCCCTGCTTCAGGCCCGGCGTCAGGAGCGCGTCGAAGGTCGCGCGCGCGGCCTCGGGCAGGGAGGCGCGGTACCAGAAGAAGCATACGGTGCCGAGCGCCAGCCCGGCCAGGCCCCATAGGGACGCGATCCTGATCACGTCGGCGCGCGTCCGCGCGTCCTCCGCGCGGCTGGCCACGGCCACGGCGTAGGCGGCCGCGATCGCGAACATGCCCGTCGTGCGCAGGAAGAGCTGGGGCCAGTATGTCTCGTTGAAGAAGCCGTCGAAGAAGCCGCCGGTGACGAGCCAGCGTCCGGGCGTGAGCATGAAGGTCAGTATGCCGACGATGACGACCATCGTCGTCCACGAGCCCAGCGCGAAGATCCAGCCGATCTTGAGGTGCGTCTTCCGGTCGACCTTGTCGAAGGTGTAGTAATAGGTGAAGATTCCGGCGACCTCGATGAGGAAGAAGCACCACTCGGTCGCCCAGCCCCAGACGTAGTTGTGGATGAGCCCGGACAGGGCGCGCGGGGCGGCGGCCGAGGCCGAGAACCAGATGCCGACGCCGGTGATCGAGCCGAACACGTAGGCGAAGATCAGGAGCATGCGCGAGTACTTGCGCACGAACTCCAGGAGGTCGGGGCGCTCCTCGCGGTAGGCCTTGCTCTCGAGGTAGAGGTTGAGCCACATCGCGCTCACCGACAGGTGCGACGGGAGTATGTGGAACGTCGCGATCAGCGCGAGCACGCCGCCCGCGGTCAGGCCCGGAACTTCCCAGACTGGATACATGAAGACCCCCGTTGGGCTCTAAAGGAGAGCGCAACGGGGGTCATGCAACGATAATTCCTTGACGCCGCCGTTACTTGACGGAAGGCAAGTCCGCGATCTCCGCGTACAGGTGGACGGCCGAGGCGATCGCCTTCTGGAACATGCCCAGGTGCAGGCTCTCGTTCTCCGAGTGCGGGTTGGAGAGCGGGTCCTCGACGCCGATGAGCAGCGCGGGCGCGCCTTTCAAGGCTTTCGCGAAGGGCCCGACGAACGGGATCGAGCCGCCGCAGCCCATGTCCACGGCCGGCCG contains the following coding sequences:
- a CDS encoding phosphotyrosine protein phosphatase, with protein sequence MRRALFICGRNRLRSPTAERIFQGRGGFEISSAGLNPGADVRVSSELLEQADLVFVMENAQRAKLMKTFGSCLKGKKVVCLGIPDDYGYMDSELIRLLEAKAGPFFAR
- a CDS encoding glycosyltransferase family 39 protein, whose amino-acid sequence is MIEALLERRGLCLAVVAFLSLLVHAKGLTAPLLDYHFHRQVNTASIARGYWRGALPIAQPRIDWDGGEDRLAATELPVHMWLYGKLWPVGGLGEKWGRLISVAASLFTALLLFAFFDEELGREAAFWGASLFSLLPVEVYFGRTVQPEATALLALVAALFFWSRSLDDGRPWSAWALAVSCAFVAVGLKLPYAHLLVPLAGLTWRKLGRRTLSDWRMYAAGLASMGGVIAWYLHARQGVYVVPTHAGEYTNLLDYSRILYFIQFQIFSRFPEVVMTYAGVVFLAVGARRILWEKRDAFWISWFFGVVLHLFAMSGYSHSHEYTALPLAPVAAGLIGAGVARLREKAAAAKNRSFALAGVALLLVAIPAHSALRISHWYRQGFDYALGAAKAADAVSEKGDLFYTNCQAPSVLLYYLDRRGWSGELDMQEPAAAEAAVDEHAAKGARFVASEKRGLFAEPDGSMWKRFRGRGKPVWDDGKLVIFPLAPGR
- a CDS encoding class I SAM-dependent methyltransferase encodes the protein MTTSAPRFQPELSDQDKRPTRCPACGCDGPEKASPSNEDGFELLTCPDCGFGRTWPPVPGDEIGKWYPEQYYGKENVRFNPVFEALVRWFRKRRAAVLYNRVPRGPVLDVGCGRGMMLSYMRELGYEAHGLELSETAAHHARRVLKLEVATGDFLTSPHEKSRYNAVIFCHTLEHFANPVAAVARAHELLKPGGVLFIAVPNYGSWQARLFGGNWFHVDAPRHYFHFTVKSLEAILARHRFRVVQLDHYSFEQNPYGLLQSVFNAAGFRFNLLYSLLKNSTARTDTAVRYPFQTAAHAALLPFLVPLVVAATALETLFKSGGTFEMYAFKE
- a CDS encoding trypsin-like peptidase domain-containing protein yields the protein MLIRLLCVVLALAAASTTVHGLLPDEENTIKVFKSASASVVYVTNVAITQSPYMDEQAIPQGTGSGFVWDRQGHIVTNFHVVQGGNAFLVTLGDQTQLEARLVGSDPTKDIAVLKVEKSHDKLAPVRVAKFEALQVGQKTIAIGNPFGLDHTLTTGVISALGREVQGISGITIRDMIQTDAAINPGNSGGPLLDSDGNLIGMNTMIFSRSGGSAGIGFAVPVSFIARIVPELIKYGKVVRPGMGITILSTGQKYYLIGDRPGVVVNEVSPRGPAAKAGLRGLRRLPGGRVAAGDVIVGVESFPVRDFDDLYNAFDRFKPGDTVSVKIERGGKPLSLPVTLITIE
- a CDS encoding cytochrome ubiquinol oxidase subunit I encodes the protein MYPVWEVPGLTAGGVLALIATFHILPSHLSVSAMWLNLYLESKAYREERPDLLEFVRKYSRMLLIFAYVFGSITGVGIWFSASAAAPRALSGLIHNYVWGWATEWCFFLIEVAGIFTYYYTFDKVDRKTHLKIGWIFALGSWTTMVVIVGILTFMLTPGRWLVTGGFFDGFFNETYWPQLFLRTTGMFAIAAAYAVAVASRAEDARTRADVIRIASLWGLAGLALGTVCFFWYRASLPEAARATFDALLTPGLKQGMCVPIGLMAAYFAFLRRRPLSVGFAPAVFAIAVLFVSIFSFERGRELIRKPYLMPQFMYSNQIIGGELPAKGVSSETAAINAKGVLRFAPFVPDGLREVSDANRLEAGRMVALIECSACHTLSPKGLRPLPQRVSALGFTDADSLAGFIDSLGSYPYMPPFVGTETEKKALAEYLISIAK